The following coding sequences lie in one Macrobrachium nipponense isolate FS-2020 chromosome 45, ASM1510439v2, whole genome shotgun sequence genomic window:
- the LOC135214237 gene encoding zinc finger protein 79-like has product MEAEKSSSLLLIKEEKNLEDGLIENRVEGSSFADPFLEVKAEPEFFDHGDFDVNCSSQSVKYEEGISPSCDDESVKKICIAEESRHFGRRDAFSKREKSHMRTHREKPHTCSICQKSFSHSANLKKHMRTHTGEQPYNCSICQKSFSFSTNLKNHMRTHTGEKPI; this is encoded by the coding sequence ATGGAAGCTGAAAAATCGTCATCATTGTTGTTAAtcaaagaggaaaagaatttgGAGGACGGCCTTATTGAAAACAGAGTTGAAGGCTCTTCATTTGCAGACCCCTTcttagaagtcaaggcagaaccAGAATTTTTTGACCATGGTGACTTTGATGTGAACTGTTCATCCCAATCTGTTAAGTATGAGGAGGGCATCTCTCCAAGCTGTGATGATGAAAGCGTAAAGAAGATCTGTATTGCAGAAGAAAGTAGACATTTTGGCAGGAGAGATGccttttcaaaaagagagaaaTCCCACATGAGAACCCATAGAGAGAAACCACATACTTGTTcgatatgtcaaaaaagtttttctcattCAGCTAATCTCAaaaaacacatgagaactcatacaggagaacaaccatataattgttctatatgtcaaaaaagtttttctttctcaACTAATCTCAAAaaccacatgagaactcatacgggagaaAAACCAATATAA